In the Pseudomonas sp. DTU_2021_1001937_2_SI_NGA_ILE_001 genome, one interval contains:
- a CDS encoding VUT family protein translates to MLFLIAYIASVVLINFAFSAAPHLDIIWSAWGGLVFILRDMVQTRLGHGALLAMLAALLLSYFTSEPAIALASATAFAVSELIDWLVFSITRRPLHDRLWISSALSIPLDTFIFFGMIDAFTAPVLLTALGSKFAGVTAVWLIMAWRIRRQGCPG, encoded by the coding sequence ATGCTCTTTCTCATCGCTTACATTGCCAGCGTCGTGCTGATCAACTTCGCCTTTTCCGCGGCGCCGCATCTGGACATTATCTGGTCGGCCTGGGGCGGCCTGGTGTTCATCCTGCGCGACATGGTGCAGACCCGTTTAGGCCACGGCGCCTTGCTGGCCATGCTGGCGGCGCTGCTGCTGTCATATTTCACCAGCGAGCCGGCCATCGCATTGGCCAGCGCGACGGCCTTCGCGGTGTCGGAGCTGATCGACTGGCTGGTGTTCAGCATCACCCGTCGGCCGCTGCATGACCGGCTGTGGATCAGTTCGGCACTGAGCATTCCTCTCGATACCTTCATCTTCTTCGGCATGATCGACGCTTTTACCGCGCCGGTGCTGCTCACCGCGCTGGGCTCCAAGTTCGCCGGCGTCACCGCCGTGTGGCTGATCATGGCCTGGCGCATTCGTCGCCAGGGCTGCCCGGGATAA
- a CDS encoding alanine/glycine:cation symporter family protein, giving the protein MLEVLNDFLSGKVLIVLIVGLGSYFTLRSRFVQFRHFRHMFSVFKESLRASGGQLSSFQALMLSLAGRVGAGNIAGVGIAVTLGGPGAVFWMWVTALVGMSSSFFECTLAQVYKQSDGDGLYRGGPAYYIQHGLKLRWMAMVFAVLLLVTYGFAFNGLQSYTVTHSLQNAFDIPVQYSGIALAVLLGLVFIGGIKRIASVSDLLVPVKTLAYIAVTLYVIVTQIELVPGMLVTIVKSAFGLEPAFAGLLGSAIVMGVKRGVFANEAGLGSAPNVAAVASVKHPAAQGVVQAFSVFLDTFVICTCTALLILLSGFYTPGFEGDGIVLTQNSLAAVVGDWGRTFVSVALSLFVFTCILYNYYLGENALQFMVGRSKTALIGYRALVLALICWGSMQNLGTVFAFADITMTCLAFVNLTALALLIKVGLRVMKDYDAQRAAGIDQPVFDGSKFADLDLDTAAWPTAKPAEAEMASRTEAQLQPQR; this is encoded by the coding sequence ATGCTCGAAGTACTGAACGACTTCCTGTCCGGGAAGGTGCTGATCGTACTCATCGTCGGCCTGGGTAGTTACTTCACCCTGCGCTCGCGCTTCGTCCAATTCCGCCACTTCCGCCACATGTTCAGCGTGTTCAAGGAATCGCTGCGTGCCAGCGGCGGCCAGCTCAGCTCGTTCCAGGCCCTGATGCTCAGCCTCGCCGGCCGGGTCGGTGCCGGCAACATCGCGGGCGTGGGTATCGCTGTGACCCTGGGCGGCCCAGGCGCAGTGTTCTGGATGTGGGTCACCGCACTGGTGGGCATGTCCAGCAGCTTCTTCGAATGTACCCTGGCGCAGGTCTACAAGCAGAGCGACGGTGACGGCCTGTACCGTGGCGGCCCGGCCTATTACATTCAGCACGGCCTGAAGCTGCGCTGGATGGCGATGGTCTTCGCCGTGCTGCTGCTGGTCACTTACGGCTTCGCCTTCAACGGCCTGCAGTCGTACACCGTGACCCACTCGCTGCAGAACGCCTTCGACATCCCCGTGCAGTACAGCGGCATTGCCCTGGCCGTGCTGCTGGGCCTGGTATTCATCGGCGGCATCAAGCGCATCGCCTCGGTTTCGGACCTGCTGGTACCGGTCAAGACCCTGGCCTACATCGCCGTGACCCTGTACGTGATCGTCACCCAGATCGAGCTGGTGCCCGGCATGCTGGTGACCATCGTCAAGAGCGCCTTCGGCCTGGAGCCAGCGTTTGCCGGCCTGCTGGGCAGCGCCATCGTGATGGGCGTGAAACGTGGCGTGTTCGCCAACGAAGCGGGCCTGGGCAGCGCACCGAACGTCGCCGCCGTGGCCTCGGTCAAGCATCCGGCCGCCCAGGGCGTGGTTCAGGCGTTCAGCGTGTTCCTCGACACCTTCGTGATCTGCACCTGCACCGCACTGCTGATTTTGCTGTCGGGCTTCTACACCCCTGGCTTCGAAGGCGACGGCATCGTCCTGACCCAGAACTCGCTGGCCGCCGTGGTCGGTGACTGGGGTCGTACCTTCGTCAGCGTGGCCCTGAGCCTGTTCGTGTTCACCTGCATCCTCTACAACTACTACCTCGGTGAGAACGCCCTGCAGTTCATGGTCGGCCGCAGCAAGACTGCCCTGATCGGCTACCGCGCCCTGGTCCTGGCGCTGATCTGCTGGGGTTCGATGCAGAACCTGGGCACCGTGTTCGCCTTCGCCGACATCACCATGACCTGCCTGGCCTTCGTCAACCTCACCGCCCTGGCCCTGCTGATCAAGGTCGGCCTGCGGGTGATGAAAGACTACGACGCCCAGCGCGCCGCCGGTATCGACCAGCCGGTGTTCGACGGTTCCAAGTTCGCCGACCTGGACCTCGACACCGCCGCCTGGCCAACCGCCAAACCGGCAGAAGCCGAGATGGCCAGCCGCACCGAAGCGCAACTGCAACCTCAGCGCTGA
- a CDS encoding MFS transporter: MTSTTFADTDTASPPPANSAARVATASFIGTAIEFYDFYVYATAAALVIGPVFFPQTSGAAQMLSSFLTFGIAFLARPLGSALFGHFGDRIGRKSTLVASLLLMGISTTLIGVLPGYASIGVWAPILLCLLRFGQGLGLGGEWGGAALLATENAPKGKRAWFGMFPQLGPSIGFLAANGLFLTLAMLLDDQQFRDWGWRVPFLLSAVLVLVGLYVRLKLEETPAFAKVLARHEQLRLPIVETFGQHGKPMLLGAAAMVVCYALFYISTVFSLSYGVSTLGYSRETFLGLLCFAVLFMALATPLSAWASDRFGRKPVLVVGGVLAIVSGFLMEPLLTHGSTWSVALFLSIELFLMGVTFAPMGALLPELFPTRVRYTGASAAYNLGGIVGASVAPFFAQKLVAMGGLSWVGGYVSAAALLSVLAVLALKETRDTEL, from the coding sequence ATGACTTCCACGACCTTTGCCGACACCGACACCGCCTCGCCGCCGCCGGCCAACTCCGCCGCGCGCGTCGCCACTGCCAGCTTCATCGGCACCGCCATCGAGTTCTACGACTTCTACGTTTACGCCACGGCGGCCGCGCTGGTGATCGGCCCGGTGTTCTTCCCGCAGACCTCGGGCGCGGCGCAGATGCTCTCGTCGTTCCTCACCTTCGGCATCGCCTTTCTCGCCCGTCCACTGGGCTCGGCCCTGTTCGGTCACTTCGGCGACCGCATCGGGCGCAAATCGACCCTGGTCGCCTCGCTGCTGCTGATGGGCATCAGCACTACGCTGATCGGCGTGCTGCCTGGCTACGCCAGCATCGGTGTCTGGGCGCCGATCCTGTTGTGCCTGCTGCGCTTCGGCCAGGGCCTGGGGCTGGGTGGTGAATGGGGCGGTGCTGCGCTGCTGGCCACCGAGAACGCCCCGAAAGGAAAGCGCGCCTGGTTCGGCATGTTCCCGCAGTTGGGCCCGTCGATTGGCTTCCTGGCCGCCAACGGCCTGTTCCTGACCCTGGCGATGCTGCTCGACGACCAGCAGTTCCGCGACTGGGGCTGGCGCGTGCCGTTCCTGCTCAGCGCCGTGCTGGTGCTGGTCGGCCTGTACGTACGCCTGAAGCTGGAAGAAACCCCTGCCTTTGCCAAGGTCTTGGCCCGTCATGAACAGCTGCGCCTGCCCATCGTGGAAACCTTCGGCCAGCACGGCAAGCCGATGCTGCTGGGCGCTGCGGCGATGGTGGTGTGCTATGCGCTGTTCTACATCTCTACGGTGTTCTCGCTCAGCTACGGCGTCTCGACCCTGGGCTACAGCCGCGAAACCTTCCTCGGCCTGCTGTGCTTCGCCGTGCTGTTCATGGCCCTGGCCACACCGCTGTCGGCCTGGGCCAGTGACCGCTTCGGGCGCAAACCGGTGCTGGTGGTGGGCGGGGTGCTGGCGATTGTCTCGGGCTTTCTCATGGAGCCACTGCTGACCCACGGCTCTACCTGGAGCGTGGCGCTGTTCCTGAGTATCGAGCTGTTTCTGATGGGCGTGACTTTCGCACCGATGGGTGCGCTGCTGCCGGAACTGTTCCCGACCCGCGTGCGCTACACCGGGGCCTCGGCGGCCTACAACCTGGGTGGCATCGTCGGCGCCTCGGTGGCACCTTTCTTTGCGCAGAAGCTGGTGGCCATGGGCGGCCTGAGCTGGGTGGGGGGCTATGTCTCGGCAGCGGCGCTGCTGAGCGTGCTGGCGGTGCTGGCCTTGAAGGAAACCCGCGATACCGAGCTTTGA
- the purT gene encoding formate-dependent phosphoribosylglycinamide formyltransferase gives MTQIGTPLSPTATRVLLCGSGELGKEVVIELQRLGVEVIAVDRYANAPAMQVAHRSHVINMLDGAALRAVIEAEKPHYIVPEIEAIATATLVELEAEGFTVVPTARAAQLTMNREGIRRLAAEELGLPTSPYFFADTFEDYSKAVESLGFPCVVKPVMSSSGKGQSLLKSAADIQKAWDYAQEGGRAGKGRVIIEGFIDFDYEITLLTVRHVGGTTFCAPVGHRQEKGDYQESWQPQAMSPVALAESERVAKAVTEALGGRGLFGVELFIKGDQVWFSEVSPRPHDTGLVTLISQDLSQFALHARAILGLPVPAIRQFGPSASSVVLVEGQSTQTAFANLGAALAEPDTALRLFGKPEVNGQRRMGVALARDESIEAARAKANRASSAVKVEL, from the coding sequence ATGACGCAAATCGGAACCCCACTGTCGCCCACCGCGACCCGCGTACTGCTGTGCGGCAGCGGCGAGCTGGGCAAGGAAGTCGTGATCGAACTGCAACGCCTTGGGGTCGAGGTCATCGCCGTCGACCGCTATGCCAATGCACCGGCCATGCAGGTCGCGCATCGCAGCCACGTGATCAACATGCTCGACGGCGCCGCCCTGCGTGCGGTCATCGAAGCGGAGAAACCGCACTACATCGTGCCGGAAATCGAAGCCATCGCCACCGCCACCCTGGTGGAGCTGGAAGCCGAGGGTTTCACCGTGGTGCCTACCGCGCGTGCCGCGCAGCTGACCATGAACCGTGAGGGCATCCGGCGTCTGGCCGCCGAAGAGCTGGGCCTGCCGACTTCGCCGTACTTCTTCGCCGACACCTTCGAAGACTACAGCAAGGCCGTCGAGAGCCTGGGCTTCCCGTGCGTGGTCAAGCCGGTGATGAGTTCGTCGGGCAAGGGCCAGAGCCTGCTCAAGAGCGCCGCCGACATTCAGAAGGCCTGGGACTACGCCCAGGAAGGCGGACGTGCCGGCAAGGGCCGGGTGATCATCGAGGGCTTCATCGACTTCGATTACGAAATTACCCTGCTGACCGTGCGCCATGTGGGCGGCACCACCTTCTGCGCGCCGGTCGGCCACCGTCAGGAGAAGGGCGATTACCAGGAGTCCTGGCAGCCCCAGGCGATGAGCCCGGTCGCGTTGGCCGAGTCGGAGCGGGTCGCCAAGGCGGTCACCGAGGCCTTGGGCGGGCGTGGTCTGTTCGGCGTGGAGCTGTTCATCAAGGGCGACCAGGTGTGGTTCAGCGAAGTCTCGCCGCGCCCGCATGACACCGGCCTGGTGACCCTGATTTCCCAGGACCTGTCGCAGTTCGCCCTGCATGCCCGGGCGATTCTCGGCCTGCCAGTACCGGCGATTCGCCAGTTCGGCCCATCGGCGTCGTCGGTGGTGCTGGTCGAAGGCCAGTCGACCCAGACCGCCTTCGCCAACCTCGGCGCCGCCCTGGCCGAACCGGACACTGCGTTGCGCCTGTTCGGCAAGCCGGAAGTCAACGGCCAGCGCCGCATGGGTGTGGCCCTGGCCCGCGACGAATCCATCGAGGCCGCCCGCGCCAAGGCCAACCGGGCTTCCAGCGCGGTGAAGGTCGAGCTTTAA
- the ffh gene encoding signal recognition particle protein — MFENLTERLSQTLRHVTGKAKLTEDNIKDTLREVRMALLEADVALPVVKDFVNNVKERAVGTEVSRSLTPGQAFVKIVQAELESIMGAANEDLTLNVAPPAVVLMAGLQGAGKTTTAGKLAKFLKERKKKSVMVVSADVYRPAAIKQLETLANDLDVTFFPSDISQKPVAIAQAAIQEAKLKFIDVVIVDTAGRLHVDAEMMTEIQALHAAVKPVETLFVVDAMTGQDAANTAKAFGDALPLTGVILTKVDGDARGGAALSVRAITGKPIKFIGMGEKSEALEPFHPDRIASRILGMGDVLSLIEQAEQTLDREKADKLAKKIKKGKGFDLEDFRDQLQQMKNMGGLGGLMDKLPSIGGMNLSQMGNAQGAAEKQFKQMEAIINSMTPAERRDPELISGSRKRRIAMGSGTQVQDIGRLIKQHKQMQKMMKKFSNKGGMAKMMRGLGGMFPGGGMPKM; from the coding sequence ATGTTTGAAAACCTAACCGAACGCCTTTCACAGACGCTGCGCCACGTCACCGGCAAGGCCAAGCTGACCGAAGACAACATCAAGGACACGCTGCGCGAAGTGCGCATGGCGTTGCTCGAAGCCGATGTGGCGCTGCCGGTGGTCAAGGACTTCGTCAACAACGTCAAGGAACGCGCCGTCGGCACCGAGGTGTCGCGCAGCCTGACACCAGGCCAGGCGTTCGTGAAGATCGTCCAGGCCGAGCTGGAAAGCATCATGGGCGCGGCCAACGAGGACCTGACCCTCAACGTCGCGCCGCCTGCCGTGGTACTGATGGCCGGCCTGCAGGGTGCGGGCAAGACCACCACCGCCGGCAAGCTGGCCAAGTTCCTCAAGGAGCGCAAGAAGAAGTCGGTGATGGTGGTGTCGGCCGACGTCTACCGTCCGGCTGCGATCAAACAGCTGGAAACCCTGGCCAACGACCTGGACGTGACCTTCTTCCCGTCCGACATCAGCCAGAAGCCGGTGGCCATTGCCCAGGCGGCAATCCAGGAAGCCAAGCTCAAGTTCATCGACGTGGTCATCGTCGACACCGCCGGTCGCCTGCACGTCGATGCCGAGATGATGACCGAGATCCAGGCCTTGCATGCTGCGGTCAAGCCGGTCGAAACGCTGTTCGTGGTCGACGCCATGACCGGCCAGGACGCCGCCAACACCGCCAAGGCCTTTGGCGATGCCCTGCCGCTGACCGGCGTGATCCTTACCAAGGTCGACGGTGACGCGCGTGGCGGTGCCGCGCTTTCGGTGCGAGCCATCACCGGCAAGCCGATCAAGTTCATCGGTATGGGCGAGAAGAGCGAAGCCCTCGAGCCGTTCCACCCCGACCGTATCGCCTCGCGCATTCTCGGCATGGGCGACGTGCTCAGCCTGATCGAGCAGGCCGAGCAGACCCTGGACCGCGAAAAGGCCGACAAGCTCGCCAAGAAAATCAAGAAAGGCAAGGGCTTCGACCTCGAAGACTTCCGCGACCAGCTGCAACAGATGAAGAACATGGGCGGCCTTGGCGGCCTGATGGACAAGCTGCCGAGCATCGGCGGCATGAACCTCTCGCAGATGGGCAATGCCCAGGGCGCGGCCGAGAAGCAGTTCAAGCAGATGGAAGCCATCATCAACTCCATGACCCCGGCCGAGCGCCGCGACCCCGAGCTGATCAGCGGTTCGCGCAAGCGCCGTATCGCCATGGGCTCGGGCACTCAGGTGCAGGACATCGGCCGGCTGATCAAGCAGCACAAGCAGATGCAGAAGATGATGAAGAAATTCTCCAACAAGGGCGGCATGGCCAAGATGATGCGCGGTCTGGGCGGCATGTTCCCCGGCGGCGGCATGCCGAAGATGTAA
- a CDS encoding transporter associated domain-containing protein, with amino-acid sequence MDTLPVGPLLGALILLTLWSGLFTAVEAVLGQAPKRGKNDLDLPTLVLGNTLCKALLVVLSLLLVVRQGYNQWPLLAWLGSSALLLVFVQYLPRHLAARYPQATLQLGAGLAGPLRLLRPLTWLLDGIARLLLRPFVRRPAPPGQVQHDEPASSSAHPNEASPSLPSGVLAGLQALDRMTVNDILVPRNEVDGINLDDPIEQIIERLKGSRHTRLPIYHDDINQIQGVLNTRQISHLLPEAELTKEQLLAVCYEPYFVPESTPLQLQLLNFHKQQRRLGVVVDEYGEVLGIVSLEDILEEIVGEFESQHLDNPHITHLADGQLEVDGAASIRDLNKSLGWHLPSDGPRTLNGLVTEALETIPEGPVCLKIGPYRLEILETEENRITRVLMWKQTPLRSLR; translated from the coding sequence ATGGATACGCTGCCCGTCGGCCCCTTGCTCGGTGCGCTGATCCTCCTGACCCTCTGGTCGGGACTCTTCACTGCCGTGGAAGCGGTCCTCGGCCAGGCCCCCAAGCGCGGGAAAAACGACCTCGATCTGCCTACTCTGGTGCTCGGCAATACCCTGTGCAAAGCCCTGCTGGTCGTCCTCAGCCTGCTGCTGGTGGTGCGCCAGGGCTATAACCAGTGGCCATTGCTGGCCTGGCTGGGCAGCAGCGCCCTGCTGCTGGTGTTCGTCCAATACCTGCCGCGACACCTGGCCGCTCGCTACCCGCAGGCGACCCTGCAATTGGGCGCAGGCCTGGCCGGCCCCCTGCGCCTGTTGCGGCCACTGACCTGGCTGCTCGACGGCATCGCCCGCCTGCTGCTGCGCCCGTTCGTACGCCGCCCGGCTCCGCCAGGCCAGGTACAGCACGACGAGCCGGCGTCCAGCAGCGCACACCCGAATGAAGCCAGCCCTTCGCTGCCCAGTGGCGTACTGGCCGGTCTGCAGGCCCTGGACCGGATGACCGTCAACGACATCCTGGTCCCGCGCAACGAAGTGGACGGCATCAACCTCGACGACCCTATCGAGCAGATCATCGAGCGGCTGAAAGGCTCGCGCCACACTCGCCTGCCGATTTACCACGACGACATCAACCAGATTCAGGGCGTGCTCAACACCCGGCAGATCAGCCACCTGTTGCCGGAGGCGGAGCTGACCAAGGAACAACTGCTGGCGGTGTGCTACGAGCCCTACTTCGTCCCTGAAAGCACGCCACTGCAACTGCAACTGCTGAATTTCCACAAACAGCAGCGTCGTCTTGGCGTGGTGGTCGATGAATATGGCGAAGTGCTGGGCATCGTCAGCCTGGAAGACATCCTCGAAGAGATCGTCGGCGAATTCGAAAGCCAGCACCTGGACAACCCGCACATCACCCATCTGGCCGACGGCCAGCTTGAAGTCGACGGCGCGGCGTCGATCCGCGACCTGAACAAGAGCCTGGGCTGGCACCTGCCGTCCGACGGCCCGCGCACCCTGAACGGCCTGGTCACCGAAGCCCTGGAAACCATTCCAGAGGGCCCGGTGTGCCTGAAGATCGGCCCTTACCGCCTGGAAATCCTCGAAACCGAAGAAAACCGGATTACCCGTGTATTGATGTGGAAGCAGACACCCCTGCGCTCGTTGCGCTGA
- a CDS encoding helix-turn-helix domain-containing protein produces the protein MSSHLGENLRLLCSHYRSIALVCRQIGINRGQFNKYLSGDSQPTAFNLKRIGDFFGVESFELVLPPEQFARLIGARGLQVDASARQDPLTELLKPLRERSGDLSRYCGYYFEYANCMSVPGTILLSLVHMREEGGVFMFERQERQVLAGVGPAEDSARCRYLGAAFQLHDRLFLIDYESLTFNEVSQTILIPSFKSRITRLNGLKTGVSSGDRRTPACTRVVWEFLGTEINRINAYRQVMLYRPDDPRIDEDIRQILAHGPVRDGLFEVE, from the coding sequence ATGTCCAGTCACCTCGGTGAGAACCTCCGGCTCCTCTGCAGCCATTACCGCTCCATTGCCCTGGTTTGCAGGCAGATCGGCATCAACCGTGGGCAGTTCAACAAGTACCTGTCCGGGGACAGCCAGCCCACCGCCTTCAACCTCAAGCGCATCGGCGATTTCTTCGGCGTAGAGAGCTTCGAACTGGTATTGCCGCCAGAGCAGTTCGCCCGCCTGATCGGCGCCCGTGGCCTGCAGGTCGACGCCTCGGCCCGCCAGGATCCGCTCACGGAGTTGCTCAAGCCATTGCGCGAACGCTCCGGCGACTTGTCGCGCTACTGCGGTTATTACTTCGAATACGCCAACTGCATGTCGGTGCCGGGCACCATCCTGTTGTCGCTGGTGCACATGCGCGAAGAGGGCGGGGTGTTCATGTTCGAGCGTCAGGAACGCCAGGTGCTGGCCGGTGTGGGCCCGGCCGAGGACTCTGCGCGCTGCCGCTATCTGGGCGCGGCGTTCCAGCTGCACGACCGCCTGTTCCTGATCGACTACGAGTCGCTGACCTTCAACGAGGTCAGCCAGACCATCCTGATTCCCAGCTTCAAGAGCCGCATCACCCGTCTCAACGGCCTGAAGACCGGAGTGTCCAGCGGTGACCGGCGTACCCCGGCTTGTACCCGTGTGGTGTGGGAGTTCCTAGGCACGGAGATCAACCGCATCAATGCCTACCGCCAGGTGATGCTCTACCGCCCGGACGACCCGCGCATCGACGAGGACATCCGCCAGATCCTCGCCCACGGCCCGGTGCGCGACGGGCTGTTCGAGGTGGAGTGA
- a CDS encoding inner membrane protein YpjD, with the protein MFPLPASLFPTLAAAGLYAAATVYQGLRLRQAIRPDKRLLGLLGALAVIAHAIGLYSQLLRPTGLGLDFFNAASLIALSVIVLTLLATIRIPVENLLALLFPLGMVTALLAQFVPSGTVQPVLEEPGILSHVMLSILAYGMFTIAVFQALLLLLQDYQLKHKHPSGLIRNFPPLQTMESLLFGFLWAGWTLLSLSLVSGWIFVENLFAQHLVHKTLLACLAWVVFSVLLWGRTRLGWRGHKAIRWTLGGFCLLMLAYFGSKLVREFILHI; encoded by the coding sequence ATGTTCCCTTTGCCAGCCAGCCTGTTTCCCACTCTCGCCGCCGCCGGCCTGTACGCCGCCGCGACCGTCTATCAAGGTCTGCGCCTGCGCCAGGCGATCCGCCCGGACAAACGCCTGCTCGGTCTGCTCGGCGCCTTGGCGGTCATTGCCCACGCCATCGGCCTGTATTCGCAACTGCTGCGCCCGACCGGCCTGGGCCTGGACTTCTTCAACGCCGCCAGCCTGATCGCCCTGTCGGTGATCGTCCTGACCCTGCTGGCGACCATCCGTATTCCGGTGGAAAACCTGCTTGCGCTGCTCTTCCCCCTGGGCATGGTCACCGCCCTGCTGGCGCAATTCGTGCCCAGCGGCACGGTGCAGCCGGTGCTCGAAGAGCCCGGCATCCTCAGCCACGTGATGCTGTCGATCCTGGCCTACGGCATGTTCACCATCGCGGTATTCCAGGCACTGCTACTGCTGTTGCAGGACTATCAGCTCAAGCACAAGCACCCTTCGGGGCTGATCCGCAACTTCCCGCCGCTGCAGACCATGGAAAGCCTGCTGTTCGGCTTCCTCTGGGCCGGCTGGACACTGCTGTCGCTGTCGCTGGTGTCGGGCTGGATCTTCGTCGAAAACCTGTTCGCCCAGCACCTGGTACACAAGACCCTGTTGGCCTGCCTGGCCTGGGTGGTGTTCAGCGTGCTGCTGTGGGGTCGTACGCGTCTGGGCTGGCGCGGGCACAAGGCGATCCGCTGGACCCTCGGCGGCTTCTGCCTGCTGATGCTGGCCTATTTCGGCAGCAAGCTGGTCCGCGAATTCATCCTGCACATCTGA
- the rpsP gene encoding 30S ribosomal protein S16, translating into MLTIRLALGGSKKRPFYHVTVTDSRNARDGSHKEQIGFFNPIARGQEVRLSINEERLNYWLGVGAQTSERVAQLIKEHNKTKAAA; encoded by the coding sequence ATGCTAACCATTCGTCTTGCCCTTGGCGGCTCCAAGAAGCGCCCTTTCTACCATGTGACTGTTACAGACAGCCGCAACGCCCGTGACGGCTCCCACAAAGAGCAGATCGGTTTCTTCAACCCCATCGCTCGTGGTCAGGAAGTTCGTCTGTCCATCAACGAAGAACGCCTGAACTACTGGCTGGGTGTTGGCGCTCAGACCTCCGAGCGCGTTGCTCAGCTGATCAAAGAGCACAACAAGACCAAGGCCGCGGCCTGA
- a CDS encoding 5-guanidino-2-oxopentanoate decarboxylase, whose protein sequence is MSTCGEFLVRQLQAWGVDTVFGIPGVHTVELYRGLPGSGIRHITPRHEQGAGFMADGYARVSGKPGVCFIITGPGMTNILTAMGQAYADSIPMLVISSVNERERLGLGNGYLHELPDQRAMVAGVSAFSHTLMSVDELPAVLARAFAVFDSQRPRPVHIELPLDLICAAAGHLPLQPRPPAARPAADATLIAEAARRLNQARQPLLLLGGGCVGAPEEVRALAARLDAPTALTINAKGLLPADHPLLLGSNQSLPAVRQLALQADVVLAIGTELGETDYDVVFDGNFRLGGELIRIDIDAEQLTRNHSPSLAILADARQAMQALLAALPAPLERQGAQRAAAVRQQLQADFAGWAHYRQLFESILAVLPEARFVGDSTQTVYSGNHLVELHGPRRWFNSSTGYGTLGYGLPAAIGARLAEPERPVISLMGDGGLQFSLAELASAVEAQVGIIVLLWNNHGYGEIKRYMQRRDITPIGVDIYTPDFISIARGFGCQAERARDHAHLQALLREAPQDRPLLIEVLEAPPFAP, encoded by the coding sequence ATGAGCACCTGTGGCGAATTCCTCGTGCGGCAACTGCAGGCCTGGGGCGTGGACACCGTGTTCGGCATCCCCGGCGTGCACACCGTAGAGCTGTACCGGGGCCTGCCCGGCAGCGGCATCCGCCACATCACCCCGCGTCATGAACAGGGGGCCGGGTTCATGGCCGACGGTTACGCGCGGGTCAGCGGCAAGCCGGGGGTGTGCTTCATCATCACCGGACCGGGCATGACCAACATCCTCACCGCCATGGGCCAGGCCTATGCCGATTCCATTCCCATGCTGGTGATCAGCAGCGTCAACGAGCGTGAGCGCCTCGGGCTGGGCAACGGCTACCTACACGAACTGCCCGACCAGCGCGCCATGGTTGCCGGGGTCAGTGCCTTCAGCCATACGCTGATGAGTGTCGACGAGCTGCCCGCCGTGCTGGCCCGCGCTTTTGCGGTGTTCGACAGCCAGCGCCCGCGCCCGGTACACATCGAGCTACCGCTGGACCTCATCTGCGCGGCGGCGGGGCACTTGCCGCTGCAACCACGCCCGCCGGCTGCGCGCCCGGCAGCCGATGCGACGCTGATCGCCGAGGCGGCGCGGCGTCTGAACCAGGCGCGCCAGCCGTTGCTGTTGCTGGGCGGCGGTTGTGTCGGGGCGCCGGAGGAAGTTCGGGCGCTGGCCGCAAGGCTGGATGCGCCGACGGCGCTGACCATCAACGCCAAGGGCCTGTTGCCGGCGGACCACCCGCTGTTGCTCGGCAGCAACCAGTCGCTGCCGGCGGTGCGGCAACTGGCGTTGCAGGCCGATGTGGTGCTGGCGATCGGCACCGAGCTGGGCGAGACCGACTATGACGTGGTGTTCGACGGCAACTTCCGCCTGGGCGGCGAGTTGATCCGTATCGACATCGACGCCGAACAACTGACACGCAATCACTCGCCGAGCCTGGCCATCCTGGCTGACGCACGCCAGGCCATGCAGGCCCTGCTGGCCGCCTTGCCCGCGCCGCTGGAGCGTCAGGGCGCGCAGCGTGCCGCCGCGGTTCGCCAGCAACTGCAGGCAGACTTCGCCGGGTGGGCGCATTACCGCCAGCTGTTCGAGAGCATCCTGGCGGTGCTGCCCGAGGCACGTTTCGTGGGCGACTCGACACAGACGGTGTACAGCGGCAACCACCTGGTGGAACTGCACGGCCCGCGCCGCTGGTTCAATTCCTCCACCGGCTACGGCACCCTGGGCTACGGCCTGCCAGCGGCCATCGGGGCACGCCTGGCCGAGCCTGAGCGGCCGGTGATCAGCCTGATGGGCGATGGCGGCCTGCAGTTCAGCCTGGCCGAACTGGCCAGCGCAGTGGAGGCCCAGGTGGGCATCATCGTGCTGCTGTGGAACAACCACGGCTATGGTGAGATCAAGCGCTACATGCAGCGCCGCGACATCACGCCCATCGGCGTCGATATCTACACCCCGGACTTCATCAGCATCGCCCGCGGCTTCGGCTGCCAGGCCGAACGCGCCCGCGACCACGCCCACCTGCAAGCCTTGTTGCGCGAAGCACCGCAGGATCGACCGTTGCTGATCGAGGTACTCGAAGCGCCGCCGTTTGCGCCGTGA